The Glycine max cultivar Williams 82 chromosome 17, Glycine_max_v4.0, whole genome shotgun sequence genome contains the following window.
ATTGGTTAATCAAACTTTCAAAGGACCacttataaaataatgtttttagaaTTTAGAAGGATTAgatgttgttttaatttaattaaaaaaacaacttaaaataaaattaatcgtTAATTTGGTGAATATACAGAATCAAAAGAAGATTAGAAGAGGGATGCATTTGCTCATCCAATGGTGTTGGGCTCTAATCTTTGAGTTGCATTTTGTGTCCTTCATTCTCATGGAAGCTTCATCGTTGGAAGGAGTGGGAAGAGCACTGAATAAAGCAAGATTCGATATGATTTTCACTCGTCACTATGATCCCATCAGGGCCATCACCATGCAATTACAGAATTACTACATGTTTggatattactttttatttatatatataaaaaaaactagctaGTAAATTTTGCATACGTTGTATAagtagttttaaatttaaataaaatttattaataaagaaataattttatagtatatatgtttgttattattaataaatatttaaatatattaaataaaattaaaattaaagaaaggtttgaaaatgaattattaaaatcaagaaaatgtATTGATATAATGagacacattttaaaaaattaaaattataataatcttaacatttagtttatttaaaaaaaatcattgagtttatataattaatatattaaatactaaaatacgattttagttgtttaaatttgtgtcatttttgtttttggtctctcaaatttataattattttttagtcatctaaatttaaaaatatgctatttttagtctctcttcataaaaaaaaaacatatcgatcataaaaaaaaataaacaaatgcaGCTTGTTCAAGACTACTATAGAAAGATGGGTTTGGATCGCTTCCTTTAACTTAGATTCTTCCATTGTTTCTGTTCCCAGTGAGAATCCTTtagtattattttcaaaaaaggggagagaaaaattcaaaaaaggTGAAGCAAAAAGAAGATCAAGATCAGCTGAAAGATGAAGTATCATCCGAGGGGGAGCAatcttaagataaaaaaataacatcatatTAGGAGAGTGTCTAaatcttatcttttatatatatatatgatcctCTAATTATACCTTGTGtgtctttaaaaatttgtatttgtttgacATCATAAAAAGAGAGATTATTGAGTCATAAGACGaatcaaaatcattaatatagttttttatttgatgcGAATAAATATGTACTAAGTTGAGCTAGTTGCATCAGAAATGTCAACATAAGCATTATCTTTGCGTATGATGGAAAAACACCATAATCGATATACGATGGTTTTGTAAAGCATTTAAGACATAATTAATCGTTTGTTCATGTGATCCATCGTGCATAAAATGTCTAATTATTCTTTCTAAGATTTGTCCAAgtgaaaaaagtgaaagaaaagtaAAGTTTTAAACTCCATTTTCACATAAAAAGACGTGTCATTATTGTATGCGCAAATATGCTTTGagcaaaatattatttgataatgaAATCGACTAGAAAAGTGTTACTCAAGAAAGATAAACATAGTGTTTTATCAACTCAGACTTGACATGCATTTAATGCTTCAAAGACATGTGGTTCAAATGATTCAGCATACGCAAAAAGAAGATTGTTTACACACAACAATTACTAGTTGAAGAAGCTTATAAAGACTAGAAGTTTTTGAAGTgcttaaattatgattttggaACAAACTACCTTCTTttgctttaattttgttgtattcatatttttataggaTGTAAAACTCTCAAAATATCTTGTAAATTTTGAGAGAGAACAATTAGCAAACTTAACTTGTAAATTTGTCTATAAGACTATAGTTGTTGCTTGTGTGCATCCAACCTTAAACaattcttttgatttattttagagCTAGAAGTGATTTGATATGAAATAATACTTGAAAGTTATGATTTTGGAACAAACTATCTtcttttgctttaatttttttgtattcatatttttataggaTGTAAAGCTCTCAAAATATATTGTAAATTTTGAGAGAGATCAATTAACAAGCTTAACTTGTAAATTTGTATATAAGACGATAGTTGTTGCTTGTGTGCATCCAACCTTAAACaattcttttgatttattttagagCTAGAAATGGTTTGATATGAAATTGTAAAGCTTGTGGAAGCTTTTAGTAAGAGCTATAAATGTCACtaaaaatacttgtaactttgttaaaaatgagtaaaattttaatGGGTTGTCAAAAACTTAATATAGTCAAGATAGTATAAAAGATATGTTCTGTGTGATTTATGTTGTTAGCTCACATTGAGTTgtgattttacttttaaaaaatctatttattaaaaatatgtcaGAATATTGCATAACGATTtgtaaaaattttgttttttaattatattacagATAATAACTttgatcttaaaaaaataatttgtaaaaattttataaattacaattcaacccttcatttttataatttttttctttacacaATTCAAACTAAATCATCTTTTGGGAGATTAGATTAAGTTTTTTTAGACTACATATATATTCTACTAGAAATAACACTCAAACGTGAATAAACACACTAACTCggggattttctttttcttttccgaaGCATggtgttaattaaaattaaaaagtgttgaaTATTGAACGGAAAAAAACAGTGCCCAATTCttgtgtagaaaaaaaaaaaaaaaagcgagAGAAGAGTGCAGAGCAAGCTTAGAAGAGCAAAGTGTGTGTGTGATGTAGTTGGACATTCATTCAGTTCAGTCTCAATCACatggcttcttcttctccctctcACTCATATCTCACACATCTTCCTCTTCATCCCTCTCACCAAGGTTACTCTTCGCAACACCTTcatctattttcttcttcaccGATTTAGggcttctttttcttcatttcaaaacttaaaaagaaaacaaatccgATAActccataaattttaattttaattttcaactatTCAACACTTGGATCGTTTATTTTTATgccataataacaacaacaactctATTTCGTTTTTGAGTTCGTGTTCGTGTTTTTGTGTCATCGGTTACGGTGGAgatataattgaaattgaaaattgacgAATTCGATTTGCGATTGATTGAATTAGGTGATAGTGAGAAGCGCGTGGAGGACGATGAATCGCGCGTTCCGATTCACATCGTGACGGCGGCGTCGCAACTTCCCGTCGAATTTCTGGAACCCTCGCCTCAATCGAAGCTCGTCATCGGCTTTGACTGCGAGGGCGTTGACTTGTGCCGCAAAGGCACTCTCTGCGTAATGCAGGTCCATTCATTCTCTCGTGTTAGATTTcggtttataatttatataattatgtatgtattatatgctgaaattgtaATGTTATATGTTAATGTAAGGAACTCTTTGCTATTACTTGTATCTAAGTTAATAAATAGGAATTAACATATATGTGGGTAGGAGTAAGTAGTAATCTATTACTGCTCTGTCGTGTCTGTGATTTAATTGTGTCATCCGTGTGAGTGATCTTTGGCTGGTAATTgtgttgttttatgttttttaatgtttttgtgaGTTGAGTATTTGGTGATTTACTTGTATTGCATTCTTGCCGTAGAATTTCAATTGAGTTTTGTGTTTCTGCAGCTTGCGTTTCCTGGTGCTGTATACTTGGTTGATGCGATGAGAATTTTTAATGTTGTATGCTGAAGTTGGAATAATATTATTTGCTAATTTGGAGACTCTTTGATATAACTATTATCTATTTGAATAGGAATTTACATATATGTAGATAGCAATAAGTAGTAACCTATTAatgctctgtttttttttttaagaggcACCTATTACTGCTCTGTTGTGTTGTTAATTAATTACCTATTGTGATTTTGGGATGGTGATTCTGttgtttttgtgattttttttttatatttttgtgagtaGACTATATGGTGATTTACTTGTATTGCATTCTTGGCATAGAATTTCAATAGAGTTTCGTGTTACTGCAGCTTGCGTTTCCGGATGCTGTCTACTTGGTTGATGCGATTGAAGGGGGAGAGGAGCTTATCATAGCGTGTAAGCCTGCACTTGAGTCTAATTACATCACAAAAGTGATTCATGATTGCAAACGGGACAGTGAGGTCTCTGATTTATTTGATTGCTTTCTTCCTTGCTTGCTCTGGCCCCTCTTTTGTATATGTTGAAATTTGTGGAATGTTTATTCAAAGGAAACAAAGTGTTTGAGTGGCTTGACTTGTGGTATTAGGCATTTACCATTTTGTCTGGCCATTTAAAGCTCTTATAAACTTCTTGTTGTTTACTAGGCATTGTACTTTCAGTTTGGCATCAAGTTGAACAACGTAGTGGATACCCAGGTGAGCTTTCTAGTTACTAGGCCGCAGCTTTCCCCATTTTTCTTTACTATTCTTATATGTCCTGTTAAGTTCGCAGAATGAATTATTTCCACTTCCAAAATAGCACATATTTCTTATTATATGAACCCAATGCAATTTTCATCGAGCAATGATTGTTGATATTGGAATGCAACATTGTATATCAGCTTATGGACGTAGTAAAAATGATACTAATTAATATTCTGTTTTTATGATTTTGCTGCCTAGATATGTTTTTCTTACCATTTTTATTAACTTGATTCTTCTCATAAATCTAAATTCAAGTACTTTGTCCCTACTTGGATTTGATGCTTTTAACAATGATATGATTATTATCTTGCCAAAGTGTATGAGATTTGTGTTTTTCCCGTAGTTTTTAGTCTATCTTCAATATACCGGACGTGCCTATCAGCCTATCAACTTTACATGAGTTtacttaataattttgtttcagATTACTCATTTATTTAGTACATGATTAAATCTGTCCTTTTGTGTAGCATCAAGCttgcattttgttttattagaaTATCAGCATTTATGCTTAGAATATTAGTATTTATTCAACCGTATTTTATTTGATTGCTGCAAATTAGGCAATTAGCCAGTAAATTACTCCTTGATTTGTAGTACATATCTCCTTAATTGATCATATTCATACTAAATACAAGAGATTGGTGTGCTGTGTGCTAGCATATATATGTACTGTTTCTCACAAACACAAATTTTCAACTTGGTATCAATGCTCAGAGTGCGGTTACTGTGGTACCATCTTTGCAATCTAATTCTGTAACTATCATGCTGCTACTTTCCTAGAAGAAAAATAGGACTGTTAACCCATATTATTTCTGACCTGTGACCATCTCATTCCCTGTTTCTAAGCACCAATTCTGACCTCTGGAACCGTACTTTTTCTTCCTGTCCTTGGCTGGTAAGCATCTTTGCAGCCAACATGTGTAtgtgctttttcttcttctccacaTTTGCTAGCCATCAGTCCAGATTGGCCTGTCTCCTCCTTTGCAGCCAATCCCCAGCCAGAATTTGCAACAGTTCAACTTTCCCAGTGTGTGAGAGCTCCTCTCAAGCTGATATCTTCATGCACCACTCCAGCTTCACCATTCATCTCCAGCTCAGGTCCTTCCTTCACCTTAGGTAGCAATAGTAAAACATTGGGTTCTCTTGGTGCTTTATCTGCTTGACCTGCTAGCAGTCCATGTTCAACTGTGTCAATGTCAAATTCAATGCCTGCACCCAATCCTTGGGGGCAAACTCAGACCGCAAACAATAGTACATCTGCTGCCGAGGCAATAACTGCCAATGTTTCTGCGTTATAGTTATGATTAGGAATTAGGATGCTtcaaatttagttgctgattataatttataatctcGAGCAGACTATTAAAGGAATTATGTACATGGGCAGGGCATTGGCAAAAAATGCCCTTGTAACTTGGTGGCAACTTTGATGAGAAAGCTCAATGAAAATACCAGTTCACTATGGCCAATGTGTAGATATCCAGTGTGCCAAGATTCATGGGCTGGGTGGAGATTCAGCTCTCTGGGATATCAGCATCATCAGGTGTTGATGATGGAGAAATGGGCACCTTGCTTCCCCATCCTTTTTCTGTTGTAGCCACAGTTGGAGAAACATCACTGCCCATAGCTGAAAATGCATTAAGATGAACTTTATGAAATGGAATCAGAGTCTCTGCTAAGAGGCATATGGTGCCACCAAGGAGTTTTTGCTAATTGAAACTTGACTTGGACTCCTTAACTAGGAAACCCTTTAGTCTTAAAagcaatttgtgttttttttttccttaaaaacaaTTAGCCCCATTATGAAAATGAAACTCAGAGCAAAGTCTGCATTAGCAGTATTATTTGGATAAGAtttgttattttgttgatttgttCCTTTTTGGTAGATATTATAGAAGGTTTGGTTGGACAAATGCAATGGGCAAGTTTGTTCATATTATCAAAGTCCTTGAAGATAGAAGGAATAGATGATAGAAGGTGCTAGAATTATATTGAACGTTAAAGCTTTGAAATGCTTCTGGTCTAATGGTGTGTCCTAACTATCCaccaatatataataataataataataaatgaatttcaTGAAATGGAACATGGTGGAAGGGATTAAAGGGAAAGGCTAGAGATTGTTTGAATGTCAATCATAGATGCAAGGCATTTTTTACCATTAAATTAGTTATGTGCACAtaatgtgtcattttttttgttgggaatTAACAGTTTCTGTAGTAGAGGGTGTGTTTTGCTGTCTTTTGCACCACTTATAAACATTAGGGAATGATATACACTTTTTCAAACTTTGAGAATCTTTTTGCGTATGACCTACACATTAACAGGTGATGTGTATTTTTCCCTCTTGAAAAGAGTCATTCTAGAAGTTGGACTTCTTTGCTTGTCCCTCTAATACAAGTGatacatttgaatttaagaaatGTCAAAGGTTGGAAAGAGGTGGAAATTATAATACAATTAAGTTTCCTTAGAAATTTTTGcacttctatttttcttttttagtgttACTAAATACTAATGATTTCATAGAATTCTTGCATTTGCATATTAAATCTTTTGTACGTCTTCATCCTTGTGTTCTGTTGATTGGTTAATCACTTAATCATACTTCTTGTTTGGTTCAGATTGCTTATTCACTTATAGAGGAGCAAGAAGGACGAAAGAGATTGCGAGATGACTACATTTCATTTGTTGGCCTCCTTGCAGATCCACGTTATTGTGGTAGTGTGGTACTATGTGTCGTGGTATCCATTGAATGTTTTTGAAGCCATGATTTTTATAATGACCTCATTATTCTAAAcataatgattaataattccTAATAAGTTCCTTTGAGTCATTTGGTTCGTCCCTTGTTAACTTTGAGGGTTTGCATGTAGGCAAATCATATGATGAGAAGGAAGAAGTTCGTGTCCTCCTTCGACAGGTTGGTTTTAGAATAATCTTGGTTGAAAAGAATAATCTAATTTACTTTTGTACTAAAAAGTTTAAATCGTTGGTTCTGCATGCATGTTTGATTTGATCTAGTGATATTATTATGCTAAAGGTTTGATTGATACCAAACAGAACAAAGCATGTAATTGAAAAAGGTTtctatttgaaagaaacaatataACACCATTTATTTATGTCATGTCATTTTTGCATATCATggtttatgaatttatttatccACCTGTAGATATTGATTTGTATGTTCAGGTCAAGGTCAATGAGACGAGTTTCATGGGCTAACAAAGAAGAAATATGAATCATTTATGTAATCTCTATCATCTAGTGATGTtatttgtaaatgttttgtcaGGACCCCAAGTTTTGGAGACACAGACCATTATCTGAACAAATGGTCcgtgctgctgctgatgatgttCGTTTTCTTCTCTACATTTATCACCAAATGATGGAGAAATTAAATGAGCGGTCTTTATGGTATCTCGCAGTTCGTGGTGTCTTGTATTGCCGATGTTTCTGTTTGAACAGTAACAATTTTGCTGATTGGCCATCTCTACCTCCGATTCCAGGTCTATAAAATCTGAAAGAATCTCATAAAACATATTTCCTTATATTATGAAACTAGATGGAATGATGGATACAttagggggtgtttggtttggctgttttttgttttatttttactggaaatagaaaatggtgatggaaatgcatttggttggatttctgttttcattttcagtgaaaatattttctcaaacgaaccaaaaattggaaacaataaaatctcgttttcagttgaaatcaggaacctcattttgggtaaaatgaaaacgcAGTGGcaaggaatgtaattttaagcaaatctaaaaatacatttccttttgaaaacacatttttagtgtttttatttcttgaaagcagaaaacaagaagtcaaaccaaacatgtttttagaattctaatattttgaaaatgaaaacagttttcagaaaatgaaaacaggaaatgaaaacaaaaaatgaaaatgcaaatcaaacacACTGTTATATTGCCAGTTGCCTTTAAATTTTCCCATGCTTTCTGCCAGCagagtttgatttaaaattgaaatagtaTGATCTATGATGTCAtattcactaaaaaaataaaaaactaaaggtTTATTACATAATTTGGTAGTTAAAAGTTACTGCAAAAAAGTGAACATGCTACTCCTAGATAAGAACATAAACATATGTTACTCCTCTTGCACTGGTTCAtgcaaaatgaaattatttagtGAAACTTTGGTCCACTTTGTTTATTAGATTAAGTTACAGTTGACAAGAAGTATTCCATTTTGATTGATTCATGCTATTGAATGTTTAAAGAATGTCCTTCTTTCTTGTAGTAGATAACCTGAATGCTGATGGAAGTGATCCCAAGGAAGAAATTCTTTCAGTTCTTGATATTCCCCAAGGAAAGATGGGACTTGTTATTGGGAAAAGAGGGGCAACAATTTTGTCAATTAAGCAGTCTTGCAAGTAATAATTTGTCTCTCCCTTGGTTTAGTAAATACATGCCTTTTTTGGTATATCAGTGGATCCATTGTTCCATTgtctgttttaattttcaaatgtgtTTGTGTGTTCAGTGCCGAAATTCTCACGGGAGGTCCCAAGGGCCCACCTGACAAGGTTCGTATATCAGCATCATGTACCATGTGATTCATAAGCTCCAGTTTCTTTAGCTACTTGAGATTGTTTTTAACCTGCCAGTTGGTAGTTTggtattttgatatattaatatatctatatacttttttttgtctctGGTACTTTCCATACCAGTATTCTGAATAACTTGCAGAAAGTGgtctatattattttattgttttacacCTGTTGTCAAAGTTGTATCTTTGACTTGTAACCAATCTTGCTATCATAGATTTAATTTAGAATCCTTATGATCTCG
Protein-coding sequences here:
- the LOC100788577 gene encoding egalitarian protein homolog isoform X1 gives rise to the protein MASSSPSHSYLTHLPLHPSHQGDSEKRVEDDESRVPIHIVTAASQLPVEFLEPSPQSKLVIGFDCEGVDLCRKGTLCVMQLAFPDAVYLVDAIEGGEELIIACKPALESNYITKVIHDCKRDSEALYFQFGIKLNNVVDTQIAYSLIEEQEGRKRLRDDYISFVGLLADPRYCGKSYDEKEEVRVLLRQDPKFWRHRPLSEQMVRAAADDVRFLLYIYHQMMEKLNERSLWYLAVRGVLYCRCFCLNSNNFADWPSLPPIPVDNLNADGSDPKEEILSVLDIPQGKMGLVIGKRGATILSIKQSCNAEILTGGPKGPPDKVFIIGPVKEVRKAEAMIRGRILDI
- the LOC100788577 gene encoding egalitarian protein homolog isoform X2, which produces MASSSPSHSYLTHLPLHPSHQGDSEKRVEDDESRVPIHIVTAASQLPVEFLEPSPQSKLVIGFDCEGVDLCRKGTLCVMQLAFPDAVYLVDAIEGGEELIIACKPALESNYITKVIHDCKRDSEALYFQFGIKLNNVVDTQIAYSLIEEQEGRKRLRDDYISFVGLLADPRYCGKSYDEKEEVRVLLRQDPKFWRHRPLSEQMVRAAADDVRFLLYIYHQMMEKLNERSLWYLAVRGVLYCRCFCLNSNNFADWPSLPPIPDNLNADGSDPKEEILSVLDIPQGKMGLVIGKRGATILSIKQSCNAEILTGGPKGPPDKVFIIGPVKEVRKAEAMIRGRILDI